GGATTTGATTACTCTAACCtgtacttctcaaactttaatatgcataGGAATCACCaggatgtgggggaggggatcttgttaaaatgcagattctgattcaggaggtctggggtgtgGTCTGAGATTCTGCAGGtctcacaagctcccaggtgatggtgATTCTGCTGATCTGCAGACCACGATTTGAGTTTGTGAGGCTGTATGTTTTCAAACACACACCTTTCCATCACTAGCCAAATGAGGCCTGAGGTTCCCCAAAGCCTCTCTGTAATAATATGATTAGAACCTTGCTTCTTTGATCTTTAGACCTTGGGAAAGTGTACTCTGGAGAATCTCCCCATATGCTCTCTTGTCTTGTGCTCTCACTGGCAAGTTAGGTTTGGGTGCTGAAGTGGACAATGAGATGAAATCAAAATGATCAGGAGGAAGATAACAGGCTTGcttctctgcccaccccacctTGGGAATTAGGGAAGACTCtggcttccttttcctttctttatctttaaatgtttggtatttttctttttttttttaaattttttattttacggTCTCCAAGAACGGGTGCTTATGTTCTCAACCTCAAAGCTATAATTGTACCATCTCCCAGTGACAGTCTCCTCATAAACCCACCTGTGCCTGCTTGTTTCTAGGGTCAGAACGTGTTCTGGGACATGGCTGTCATCCTGAAACCAACACAGGAGGCGTCTGCTGCATCAACCCCCGGCAGCTCCTCATTACCAGAGACTCTGGCCAAGAGGGAGCTACTGGAGACTCATGGGAGCATGACCTGTCTAGGTGAGGTTCAACCTCAATTCAGAATCTGACCATTGAGGTTTCTCAAAATCTTTTCAGAGACTGGTGGTCTCGTCTCCTAACCTCAGCAACAGAGAGTATTGAGGTGTTGAAAGTGTCAGGGAGAGCTGGACAGAGGAATACTGAAAGATGCCTATGCATTTGTCACAGGAAATGGCTTATTTTGCACACAGTCTCAAGACACCAGACAAACACAGGTGAACTCCAAATTTACCTTTTAATCACATTTATTGTTCAGCAAGTTTCATATTTATTCACCCGTGTAGACACGTGTCCTCTTCAGTATGCTTCGTGTTTATTGTAGCTTGGTGAGCCTGCAAGAGAAGCTGGCTAAGGTAGGAAGGGTCACCTTTTGTGGTGATATTTTGAGGAAATGCCCTGGAGGTGTTCTGTTTTCATAGATCTTTGTGCAGATTCTAGAGGATTTTGAGCACTTGCGTCAGCCATGATGAGGTTTAAAGCTAGGTCTTCATGGAGGCTACTGATGGCTGGCTTATCACCTGGTTCTCTAAGCTGGGACTCAGGATGTGTCTGGCTAGCAGTGGCGGAAGCTTGCCTGTGAAGGAGTGACATGTAACTGTGGGTCAACGGTGTGGTAGCCATGAGTCCTGTGTTGTGGAAGCAATCCCTGGATGACTGCCAAGGCCCCTCTGGTACTCATATGCTATGAGTATAGGGCTGTGCCTGAATATCCTGAACCTATTCTCCTCCCTAGCCAATTACTCAGGCATTTGCAAACCAAGTCAGTTTCTTAAACCAGTGTTGTAGGGAAGGCTAGGATTGCcacctttcattttcttgtctcttCTTTAATTCCCCAAACTCTCAGCAGCTTCTGTTTCCCGCTTTCTGCTTTGTGCTCCATTGTCTCTGAAGTGTTCCCCTCTGTAtcacttcttttctgtttccttgctttatcAGTCAGTCATTTATAGTCTTAACTCCAGCAGCTGCCCCCATCCACCAGGAATGaccactgttttctttctctgctatTCCTAGCCAGGACTCATCTTTCTGCCAGCCATTTCTGTTGTAATAGGTAATggcgagggacttccctggtggtccagcggttaagactctgagctcccaatgcagggggcccaggttcaaaccctggtcagggaactagatcccacaggccagaACTAAGCAcctgcataccgcaactaaagaccctgcacactgcaacgaagatcccacatgccacaacgaagacccggtgcagccaaatgaataaatatttaaaaaaaaaaaattatatatatatatatatatatataggtaatAGCGAGCTCACTGAGCTCTAGGAATTGAGAGGGAGTCACGAGTGTAGTTGCTGCCCTACCTCTGATAACTctttgaccttgagcaaatcctTTCTCTTCTGGACGTCCACTTCCTATTCTATAAAGTGGGGTGCATTGATTCAGTAAATACAGGATTCGTTGGGGGCCTGCTTCCTGGGTGCCGGCAGTGTGACAGGTGCTAGGGATATAGCAGTGAGTAAGAACAGCCTTGCCCTTTTTTAGCTTCCATACAAGTGAAGGAGAACAGTTTCATCTTGATGATAAAATTGtataatatacatgaaaatacTTAGGAAATTTTGATGTTAATGTTTGTGAGTTTTATCTACAGTTTGGTATGTATTCATTAATATTGAATTTATTAAAGTTTATACATTTAAAGCCAAGTTTTTAAGCTTTTAAGCATAACTTATTTTTATGTCCTTTATACATCTAGAAAAATTCAGAATATTtcacaaacaaaaaatgtttttacataaAAACCAGGAAAGGAAGGGTGGAGAGGCAGTAGGGGAAAGAGGTAACAGGGAGAAAGTAagataagaaggaagaaaagaagatgtaatagCAGTTTTAAACTGCAGGGAGAAAAGTGGAGTAGATTGAGAAATCAGAGCAGTAGTAATAGAAATAACCAGAAAAAGATTAgtctttcagggttttttgttgttgtcgcaTTCGGGACTTTGCTGTATCCAGTGCTCAGACATTCCCTTTCTCTGACATTGCCCTTCTTTCTGAATGACTGTGATGGCCTTAGCCTGGCAACCAAACTGGGCTGTCTTCCTTGCCCAGTATTGGTTTGTGCCTCACAACATCCCTGTCCCACCCACTCATCTTACTGGCTGGAGAGTTGCCCTGGCCTGTGCCAGTAGGATGTCTTTGGACATTAGATTCCCCTGTGCAGTTGCTGCATGACCTGCAGCTCACAGCTGAAGTCACACGCTTCCTGACCGTTACGACTTGACTATCCTATTCTTTTTCTAGGCCAAAAAaatctgacatttattttttctgtttgctgTTTCAGGTGCTGAAACCAAGAACCCACAGTTATTCGTTCCAAAAACTGAGATATGtgatgaagcagaaaaacctTTCATAATATCAGGAAGAATCCAGAAAGTTGACCCTCCAGGACCTGAATTAGGAGAAGGCTGTGGAAAAGGGAACATGTTAAAAAGGCAGAGAATAAAGACGGAAAAGAAAGATTTCAGACAAGTGACAGTGAAGGACTGTCACATACCTGAAAACttcaaagaagaagaagaccAGAAGTGTCACAAATCTGAGGAGAGATATAGCCTTGGTTCTGGCTCTGTTAAAAATCAGAAAAGCCAGGCTGGGCAGAAACCTTTTACATGTAGCGTGTGTGGGAAAGGTTTTAGTCAGAGCGCAAACCTTGTAGTGCATCAGCgaatccacactggagagaaacccttcGAATGTCATgagtgtgggaaggccttcaTTCAGAGCGCAAACCTTGTTGTGCATCAGCGAATCCACACTGGACAGAAACCGTATGTTTGTTCAaagtgtgggaaagccttcactCAGAGTTCAAATCTGACTGTACATCAAAAAATCCACTCCTTAGAGAAAACCTTTAAGTGCAGTGAATGCGAGAAAGCCTTCAGTTACAGCTCACAACTTGCCCGGCACCAGAAAGTCCACATTACAGAAAAATGCTATGAATGTAACGAGTGTGGGAAAACATTTACTCGAAGCTCAAACCTCATTGTCCACCAGAGGATCCACACCGGGGAGAAGCCCTTTGCCTGTAATGACTGCGGCAAAGCCTTCACACAGAGCGCAAATCTTATCGTGCATCAGCGAAGCCATACTGGTGAGAAGCCATACGAGTGCAAAGAGTGTGGAAAAGCCTTTAGTTGTTTTTCACACCTTATCGTGCACCAGCGAATCCACACCGCGGAGAAACCTTACGACTGCAGCgagtgtgggaaggccttcagtCAGCTCTCTTGCCTTATCGTGCACCAGAGGATTCACAGCGGGGACCTTCCGTATGTGTGTAATGAGTGCGGGAAGGCCTTCACCTGCAGCTCGTACCTGCTGATTCATCAGAGGATCCATAATGGGGAGAAGCCGTACACATGCAGCGAGTGTGGCAAGGCCTTCCGGCAGAGGTCGAGCCTCACCGTGCACCAGAGAACCCACACCGGGGAGAAGCCCTACGAGTGTGCCAAGTGCGGTGCGGCTTTCATCTCCAACTCACACCTCATGCGCCACCACAGAACCCATCTCGTTGAGAGCACATAGAGGGACGAGGGAGACCTCCAGGCGCCAGTCAGAacctcccgcccccaccccacccccccacccccgcaagtCAGACACCTCTTGGCTGTTTTCTCCTCCTTGGTGAAAACGAGGCCTGCTCTGTCCTTAAAAGTAATAGTTTTCAGGAGTGCAGCGCAAAACACAAGAGGGGCATTTCAGAggctaatttaaagaaaatgaaaatgaaggccTCGAGGCAaggattttgtttttcacttggtGCCCCAAGCGGTCATGGTGTCTGAAGTGGAATGTGGCTTTCTTAGAAATGGATCATACAGAGCTCAGTGATAAAGATCCCTTTGGGGGAAAGGCATTTTTCACTTAACTTTGTTTTGAAAACTCTGGTAATTTCTTGGGCAATGGGCAGGTTACTGGTGGAGGTCTGCCTGATGGAATTCCGGAGCTTTGAACCTTGTATTCTAATATTTTGGGTTAAGCAGTGACTCATTAAGGAAACCACTTGGGGTAGCAGTTCACCAACAACTCACCTATGAACATTTATAGGTTTTCCATTCCctaggtaattaaaaaaaaacaaaaacaccctacTAACCATCTACTGCTCCTAACGTGGATGGAAGTAGGAAACATGCGTTTCCCTCATCATCTGTACCTCATGAACGTTGGTGTGGTAAAGCTCTGGGGACCTCTGACGAGAGTCTCTTCTGACCGTTTCCCAGCCTGCATGGTCAAGGAATTGAGGACTGATGGAGACAGCCACAGACGCTGCTGGGCTGTGTCCCTTTGCTAAGGTCAACAGCTCTTCCCATAACTTAACCCCAGTTGCCATTGCATTCCGTTTGAGTGAGACGCTGCTAGCAGCCCCCTTCCCAGATAGAGGCATCAGAGAATAAAGCTTCCCTGGAGGTATGCCCGCTTTGTCTCTGCTCTCATTCTGCTCAGGCCCAAGCAGGGGGCTCAGTTGGGTGTCATTGTCACTTTCTGGATGGTCTTTAGAAGAAATAATGGAGCCCTTCTAATTCTGAGAGGAGCCAAGAGGGAAatgaaaagagagggaggaagcagagTGGGATTCCTAaggtcttcatttgttttttttagaagTTCAAAGGTATTGGAATATGCAAACTTTTAGAAGGATGAAGAAACTGGCTAAGGTAAGATACCTTTGTTACCATTGAGCCTTTACTCCCGAAAAACAATTTCTACAACTATGCAATAGATAAAGTTATGTAATAATATTGCCTTGTATTTATATAGAACTTGATTCTTTGTCTGTGTACCTTCATGTGTAGAGTCATGATACCCGGCACTTACCTCATACTTTCAGATAGATCATTACCTTAATCCTTGTAACACTGAAAGAGGTGTTTGCCCCCTTTACCTGAGAGAGGTCATTTAACACAAGACCAAGTAACAAGTGACAGCCTGTATTCAGGCCCAGGTCCTAAATCCAGGTTCCTTCTGTTCTTCTATGTTTATCCCATGTCTCACCACCTGTAACCCCACCCAGATCTGTGGGAAAGCCTGAGAAAAGGGTATATAGAaaaggtacatatatatatataggtgaggaagctgaggtgaCAGATTTGGGGGTTTGCCTTAGGCAGTGTGCCCAGCAAGCAGCAAATCTAAGGCTGGAGTTTGAGTCTCCTAATTTCTGGGTCTGTCTCCACTCCCGCTCTCAGCAAGcaagagtgtttatcataaatgctATACCTGGTGAAAGCAATTGGGGGCACCTCTCGTGCATAAGTCCACGCATTTATTGTGTCATTTCTACAAGACTAAATATTAGTTAGCATAGCGTTTTGTAGTTTACAGAGCACTTTCACATACAGAAGGCATACACAAGAAAGCTTAttaacttttttcccccctttaacCACAGTCTTTCATCAAAGCATGTGTGACAACTTCTCCCAGTTTCATTCTAAATGATATAGACACAAATACAAAAACATCAATACAGTTCAAAAGTAAGAATCAAAAATGCtcatgcggggcttccctggtggtgcagtggttgagagtccgcctgccgatgcaggggacacgggttcgtgccccggtccaggaagatcccacatgcc
This genomic interval from Lagenorhynchus albirostris chromosome 10, mLagAlb1.1, whole genome shotgun sequence contains the following:
- the ZNF35 gene encoding zinc finger protein 35 encodes the protein MTTELREAMTLASWGPVTVKKEEEEEETFVGQASSQQVHSENIKVWAPGECPQTGLDVSEQEEKGQNVFWDMAVILKPTQEASAASTPGSSSLPETLAKRELLETHGSMTCLGAETKNPQLFVPKTEICDEAEKPFIISGRIQKVDPPGPELGEGCGKGNMLKRQRIKTEKKDFRQVTVKDCHIPENFKEEEDQKCHKSEERYSLGSGSVKNQKSQAGQKPFTCSVCGKGFSQSANLVVHQRIHTGEKPFECHECGKAFIQSANLVVHQRIHTGQKPYVCSKCGKAFTQSSNLTVHQKIHSLEKTFKCSECEKAFSYSSQLARHQKVHITEKCYECNECGKTFTRSSNLIVHQRIHTGEKPFACNDCGKAFTQSANLIVHQRSHTGEKPYECKECGKAFSCFSHLIVHQRIHTAEKPYDCSECGKAFSQLSCLIVHQRIHSGDLPYVCNECGKAFTCSSYLLIHQRIHNGEKPYTCSECGKAFRQRSSLTVHQRTHTGEKPYECAKCGAAFISNSHLMRHHRTHLVEST